A single window of Bacteroidota bacterium DNA harbors:
- a CDS encoding sigma-70 family RNA polymerase sigma factor, translating to MLKNKKTYSEQELVDLLKKKDKEAFSYLYDKYSGALFGVVIKILSDQELAEDVLQEAFVKIWQAMESYDAKKGSLFTWMLNIARNKSIDKLRSKKTRPEIQDIDQSVYTIDKSQNHQNNIQTIGMREVVNKLGPEYQKVIHAIYFSGYTHEEASKELNIPLGTVKTRVRAALKELRKLFN from the coding sequence TTGTTAAAAAACAAAAAAACATACAGTGAGCAGGAGCTGGTTGATCTTTTAAAAAAGAAAGACAAAGAAGCTTTCAGCTATCTGTATGATAAATATTCAGGCGCCTTGTTCGGGGTCGTCATAAAAATACTGTCCGACCAGGAACTGGCTGAAGATGTTCTTCAGGAAGCATTTGTTAAAATATGGCAGGCAATGGAGAGCTATGATGCAAAGAAAGGTTCACTGTTTACCTGGATGCTTAATATTGCCAGGAATAAATCCATAGATAAATTACGCAGTAAAAAAACAAGGCCCGAAATCCAAGATATCGATCAGAGCGTATATACTATTGATAAAAGCCAAAACCATCAAAACAATATTCAAACAATAGGAATGAGGGAAGTTGTAAATAAACTGGGCCCTGAGTATCAAAAAGTAATCCATGCAATCTATTTTTCAGGTTACACCCATGAGGAGGCGTCAAAAGAATTAAACATTCCGTTGGGAACTGTTAAAACGAGGGTAAGGGCCGCATTAAAAGAATTAAGGAAATTATTCAATTAA
- a CDS encoding glycosyltransferase: MKEFYFNQFDHRKPYKPVKDNIYRARLFQVAGILAIIAGLIYLYWRWAFSLNFDALWFSLPLAIAETFSFLGICFFIFDLWQNKDAAQQPAPHYLSEVEELNGREDRPIKIDVFIATLNEEAELLRYTIKDAKAMEYPFDDMPVHIFVLDDGRRDGRNIHKENIKKLCQEEGVKYISREHNTGYKAGNLKNGIEHTSGDFFVILDADNRPFPGFLKNTLGYFKREKVAWVQTCHWFYDTTETIPLSTYLINALGITSEKLKKAIIFSTGYINTGGDIFGSEPRQFYEVIQRRRNFHNASFCCGAASVHRREAVMGNSIKLFSESFNEGFLQGKMQKDNQNLMAKRMELIQSKELMPFMFHASEDLYSSMVIHSDSKNKWESVLHPYVESKLLSPQDMQTFVKQRLRYAEGSIDIALHDNPLFKKGLSWRQKLCYFHTAWAYFSCIWILIFLLSPIVFFFTHQLPVDCSSTEFFAVFIPFYFIYKIAETAGSWGISQKRGRQYYICLFWINLQAIISVLSGKKVKFTVTPKYKQQSHPLKHSWPHLTIIILTVSGIILNGILVFFGSENLSFGITMNTLWGLHNCYTLSVYVRAAYWDTELSGVKEKVKEIERKSYRPLAVEA, from the coding sequence ATGAAAGAGTTTTATTTCAACCAGTTCGACCACCGTAAGCCATATAAACCCGTAAAAGATAACATTTACAGGGCAAGGTTATTTCAGGTGGCCGGAATCCTGGCAATCATAGCAGGGCTGATTTACCTTTACTGGAGGTGGGCTTTTTCATTGAATTTTGATGCACTCTGGTTCTCACTGCCGCTGGCCATAGCCGAAACATTCTCCTTTTTGGGGATTTGCTTTTTTATTTTCGATTTATGGCAAAATAAAGATGCAGCACAGCAACCAGCACCTCATTATTTATCAGAGGTGGAGGAGTTGAACGGGAGGGAAGACAGGCCCATTAAAATAGATGTTTTTATTGCCACTTTAAATGAAGAAGCAGAATTGCTAAGGTACACCATCAAAGATGCCAAAGCAATGGAATATCCTTTTGACGATATGCCTGTTCATATTTTTGTTTTGGATGATGGAAGGCGTGACGGGCGCAATATTCACAAGGAAAATATAAAAAAACTCTGCCAGGAGGAAGGTGTAAAGTATATTTCCAGGGAACATAACACCGGTTATAAAGCAGGAAATTTAAAAAACGGCATTGAACATACTTCTGGCGATTTTTTTGTAATACTTGATGCCGACAACAGGCCGTTTCCAGGTTTTTTAAAAAATACCCTTGGTTATTTCAAAAGGGAAAAAGTTGCCTGGGTGCAAACCTGCCATTGGTTTTATGATACCACAGAAACAATCCCTTTAAGTACCTACCTGATTAATGCCCTGGGCATTACTTCTGAAAAACTTAAGAAAGCAATTATTTTTTCAACAGGATATATTAATACTGGCGGAGATATCTTCGGAAGTGAGCCAAGGCAGTTTTATGAGGTAATCCAACGTAGAAGAAACTTCCACAATGCGTCCTTTTGTTGTGGCGCTGCATCTGTTCACAGAAGGGAAGCGGTTATGGGCAATTCCATTAAATTATTCAGTGAATCCTTCAATGAAGGCTTTCTGCAGGGGAAAATGCAAAAGGACAACCAAAACCTTATGGCAAAGCGGATGGAATTAATCCAAAGCAAAGAATTAATGCCTTTTATGTTTCATGCCTCAGAAGACCTCTATTCTTCTATGGTTATCCACAGCGACAGTAAAAATAAATGGGAGAGCGTGCTTCACCCTTACGTGGAAAGTAAGTTGCTTTCGCCACAGGATATGCAAACCTTTGTAAAGCAAAGGCTTCGCTATGCAGAAGGCTCTATTGACATCGCCCTCCACGACAACCCCTTATTCAAAAAAGGGCTTAGCTGGAGGCAAAAACTTTGTTATTTCCATACAGCCTGGGCTTATTTTTCCTGCATCTGGATACTGATATTCTTACTTAGCCCTATCGTATTTTTCTTTACGCATCAATTGCCTGTGGATTGCAGCTCTACAGAATTTTTTGCAGTATTCATTCCTTTTTATTTCATCTATAAAATAGCCGAAACAGCAGGCTCCTGGGGAATCTCTCAAAAACGTGGCAGGCAGTATTATATATGCCTTTTCTGGATAAACCTTCAGGCAATCATCAGTGTTTTATCAGGCAAGAAAGTGAAATTCACAGTTACGCCTAAATATAAGCAGCAGTCGCACCCGCTAAAACATTCCTGGCCACATTTAACCATTATAATACTCACCGTTTCTGGTATCATTTTAAATGGAATACTGGTGTTTTTTGGAAGTGAAAATCTCTCATTTGGCATTACCATGAATACTTTGTGGGGGCTTCATAATTGTTACACTTTAAGTGTTTATGTGCGCGCTGCGTATTGGGATACGGAATTATCCGGTGTTAAAGAAAAAGTTAAGGAAATCGAGAGAAAATCATATAGACCTCTGGCGGTAGAAGCCTGA
- a CDS encoding SGNH/GDSL hydrolase family protein, which translates to MNWETLMCFGDSITIGARSYCGYPEYAGNLLEKKLGNNWNVINLAVCGYTAMDLARYISSNFSNLKQFEPGIISILIGTNDVKKNTLPSDFEIAYRQVILKALLLSCNRNVVLIKLPFFPKNVAYPYNFGMNNKVDSCNEIIDQLAVNYNLRAMEFHLNDADLFDGVHLNATGSKNTGAQLSRFIEADKGLVQIKEIPAMAKDAIAGNILKDFVGNDLSTFKAKNG; encoded by the coding sequence ATGAACTGGGAAACATTAATGTGCTTCGGAGATAGCATCACCATCGGGGCAAGAAGTTATTGCGGATATCCTGAATATGCCGGAAACCTTTTGGAAAAAAAACTTGGAAACAACTGGAATGTCATCAACCTGGCGGTGTGTGGCTATACCGCAATGGATTTGGCACGCTACATTAGCAGTAACTTTTCAAACCTAAAGCAATTTGAGCCAGGCATCATATCTATTTTGATAGGAACCAATGATGTAAAGAAAAACACCTTGCCTTCTGATTTTGAAATAGCATACCGGCAAGTTATCCTGAAAGCTTTGTTGCTTTCCTGCAACCGGAATGTGGTATTGATAAAATTGCCCTTTTTTCCTAAAAATGTAGCATATCCCTATAACTTCGGGATGAATAATAAAGTCGATTCATGCAATGAAATTATTGACCAATTGGCTGTGAATTATAACCTAAGGGCCATGGAATTTCATTTAAATGATGCTGACCTTTTCGATGGGGTACACTTGAATGCAACTGGTTCAAAAAATACCGGGGCACAATTATCGCGCTTTATTGAAGCGGATAAAGGGCTGGTTCAAATAAAAGAAATTCCTGCAATGGCTAAAGATGCAATCGCAGGAAACATCTTAAAGGATTTTGTTGGAAATGATTTAAGCACTTTCAAAGCAAAAAATGGATAA
- the wecB gene encoding UDP-N-acetylglucosamine 2-epimerase (non-hydrolyzing): MDKALLAIGTRPELIKVAPVIREMEKRGLRGQLIVVNTGQHKELMKNTFRILGIDADYTLDLMIPGQSLNELTARALVQFQQLIDELQVKNEKPAIFLAQGDTATAFAASVTAFHNKIPFAHIEAGLRTNNLENPFPEEYYRKIISLNTMKHFTPTISASNNLLTEGINPENIIMTGNTVVDAIEYIKKVQLMDEVAKDLKLPMHYLKQQKNLVLITCHRRENFGANMENIIKAIGELAHENPGHNFVWLRHPNPSVQKSLELAKIGEQANVAIIDPLDYFDLVSIYPFIKIMITDSGGLQEEAPTFKIPVIILRETTERMESVQNGFAFLCGANREKIKNAFQGCVLKPVNITHNPYGDGKASNRIADFLQDFLKPEIKIIIQKEGYEELHAKV; encoded by the coding sequence ATGGATAAAGCATTATTGGCAATAGGAACAAGGCCTGAGCTCATCAAGGTTGCACCCGTTATCCGGGAGATGGAAAAGCGTGGCCTTCGGGGACAATTAATCGTAGTAAATACCGGGCAGCATAAGGAGTTAATGAAAAACACCTTCCGGATTTTAGGAATTGATGCAGACTATACACTCGATTTAATGATTCCGGGCCAAAGTTTAAATGAATTAACCGCCAGGGCATTGGTGCAGTTTCAGCAATTAATAGATGAACTTCAGGTAAAAAATGAAAAACCTGCTATTTTTCTGGCCCAGGGTGATACCGCAACGGCTTTTGCAGCATCGGTTACTGCTTTTCATAATAAAATTCCATTTGCCCATATTGAAGCAGGTCTTAGGACAAATAACCTGGAGAATCCTTTTCCGGAGGAATATTACAGAAAAATCATCAGCCTGAATACGATGAAACATTTTACCCCAACTATATCGGCAAGCAACAACCTGTTAACAGAGGGGATAAATCCAGAAAACATCATCATGACCGGAAATACGGTGGTTGATGCTATCGAATATATTAAAAAAGTTCAGTTAATGGATGAAGTTGCAAAAGATTTAAAATTGCCAATGCATTACCTTAAACAGCAGAAAAACCTGGTGCTGATTACATGCCACAGGCGTGAAAATTTTGGGGCTAATATGGAAAATATTATAAAGGCCATTGGAGAATTGGCTCATGAAAACCCGGGCCATAATTTTGTTTGGCTGAGGCATCCGAACCCTTCTGTCCAAAAAAGCCTGGAACTAGCCAAAATTGGCGAACAGGCTAATGTTGCCATTATTGACCCGCTGGATTACTTTGACCTGGTAAGTATTTACCCATTCATAAAGATTATGATTACAGATTCCGGTGGCCTGCAGGAAGAGGCGCCTACCTTTAAAATTCCGGTGATTATTTTAAGGGAAACCACAGAACGTATGGAAAGCGTACAAAATGGTTTTGCATTTTTATGCGGGGCAAACCGGGAAAAGATAAAAAATGCTTTTCAAGGCTGTGTTTTAAAACCGGTAAACATAACCCATAACCCTTATGGGGATGGAAAAGCCTCGAATAGAATTGCTGATTTTCTCCAGGATTTCCTGAAGCCTGAAATTAAAATTATCATACAAAAAGAAGGTTATGAAGAATTGCACGCTAAAGTTTAA
- a CDS encoding FAD-dependent oxidoreductase, whose protein sequence is MKNCTLKFKTVIIGAGPAGTGIIFNAIRKGKLKELLEGGLAFIESTGNFASGTIGKYLVNSDSNGGVFLECLNDTGTDWFNHLQADEKVKSIAEMASNPVPLELVGEYLHRLGAALKNIINGISPSGIFQNSKAISIYKEKSGQFLVKMQTTEDGKVTERLIEAESLVFAMGGKQDFENMANSSITPSLKLKEFEQKIFLTDEFFTAPGLSKAEVLIRKAKCNKVVVIGGSHSAFSSIWLMLNKMNGIEFEKAAISLIHRGKFKLFYESKEKAWAEGYGDFTEADICPVTQRVFRMGGMRADSKDLLRKLFGLSHQREERIELLEIDDGGDNSEILKKKLNEAALIIPAFGYQPNTIPLYDEAGVELMFSQKPLVNKYCQVMDVNGNTITGLYGIGLASGFLPWGEMGGEASFNGQTNSLWAYQHGIGELIFNQLMNAGKVMAI, encoded by the coding sequence ATGAAGAATTGCACGCTAAAGTTTAAAACAGTTATTATTGGCGCAGGGCCTGCCGGCACAGGAATAATTTTTAATGCCATACGAAAGGGGAAGTTGAAGGAGCTATTAGAAGGTGGCCTTGCTTTTATTGAGTCAACAGGCAATTTTGCATCCGGTACTATCGGGAAGTACCTGGTTAATTCAGATTCTAATGGGGGAGTGTTTTTAGAATGTTTAAATGACACCGGCACCGATTGGTTTAACCATCTCCAAGCGGATGAAAAAGTTAAATCTATTGCAGAAATGGCATCCAATCCTGTTCCTCTGGAATTAGTGGGTGAATATTTACATAGGCTTGGAGCAGCATTAAAAAACATAATAAATGGTATTTCCCCTTCCGGAATTTTTCAAAATTCAAAGGCAATTTCTATCTATAAAGAAAAAAGCGGGCAATTTTTAGTTAAAATGCAAACAACAGAAGATGGCAAAGTAACAGAGCGCCTGATAGAAGCAGAATCCCTGGTATTTGCAATGGGTGGGAAACAGGATTTTGAGAATATGGCCAATAGCAGTATTACACCCTCATTAAAATTAAAAGAATTTGAACAGAAAATCTTCCTGACAGATGAATTTTTTACCGCTCCAGGACTATCAAAAGCGGAAGTATTAATTAGAAAAGCAAAATGTAATAAAGTTGTGGTCATTGGAGGCTCTCATAGTGCATTTTCATCCATTTGGCTGATGTTAAATAAAATGAATGGAATTGAATTTGAAAAAGCAGCCATTTCCTTAATTCACAGGGGAAAGTTTAAACTGTTTTATGAATCAAAAGAAAAAGCGTGGGCGGAAGGTTATGGTGATTTTACGGAAGCGGATATTTGCCCGGTAACGCAAAGGGTATTTCGGATGGGGGGCATGCGTGCCGATTCAAAGGACTTGCTAAGAAAACTTTTCGGCTTAAGCCATCAAAGGGAAGAAAGGATAGAACTGCTTGAAATTGATGATGGTGGCGATAATTCAGAAATTCTGAAAAAGAAATTGAATGAAGCGGCACTCATCATACCTGCTTTTGGTTATCAGCCTAATACCATTCCTTTATATGATGAAGCAGGAGTTGAGCTCATGTTTTCCCAAAAACCACTGGTCAACAAATACTGCCAGGTAATGGATGTTAATGGGAATACTATTACCGGGCTTTATGGAATTGGGCTTGCATCCGGCTTTTTACCCTGGGGTGAAATGGGCGGTGAAGCCAGTTTCAATGGGCAAACCAATAGTTTATGGGCATACCAGCACGGAATAGGGGAGTTAATTTTTAACCAACTGATGAATGCCGGGAAAGTTATGGCGATATAA
- a CDS encoding Fic family protein — protein sequence MAKLDRNLPYNELPLLPPSKKLDEDLEILKKLLLASRELATVNANILRLPNPFMLINTIALQEAKTSVEIENIFTTEDELYKAISDSVKEKDADLSTKEVLRYREALWAGHDELTKNGIIQEETIKRVFQMVKNAHTGFRPPHALVVIKRGPSEFKPGEVIYTPPRGKGIIEKLVKNLLDYMDDDVQFPEDPLLKMCIAHYQFEAIHPFQDGNGRTGRILNLLYLVQKKLLSHPILYLSKYIINNKEDYYFNLGAVTQRNAWKPWVLYMLEAVCKTSAITNDLIDQIIKQMESTLSHGKKEIKWYNKEVNEALFYQPYIKPAVVGEALGKTSRTTLTKYMAELVEAGILSYKKNGKEVFYLNDSLIRILEEA from the coding sequence ATGGCTAAATTAGATCGAAACCTCCCATATAATGAATTACCATTGCTTCCTCCTTCTAAAAAACTGGACGAGGACCTGGAAATCCTTAAAAAACTGCTGTTGGCTTCAAGGGAATTGGCAACCGTAAATGCTAATATCCTGAGGTTGCCGAATCCTTTTATGCTCATTAATACCATTGCGCTTCAGGAGGCTAAAACATCTGTAGAAATAGAGAATATTTTTACAACTGAAGACGAATTATATAAAGCAATTTCAGATAGCGTAAAGGAGAAAGATGCTGATTTATCAACCAAAGAAGTATTGAGGTACAGAGAAGCCTTATGGGCAGGGCATGATGAACTTACAAAGAATGGCATTATACAGGAAGAAACTATTAAGAGGGTATTTCAGATGGTTAAAAATGCCCATACCGGTTTTCGCCCTCCACATGCCCTTGTGGTTATTAAGCGTGGCCCGAGTGAATTTAAACCGGGGGAAGTAATCTATACGCCACCAAGAGGAAAAGGCATCATTGAAAAACTTGTAAAAAACCTGTTGGATTATATGGATGACGATGTGCAATTTCCAGAAGACCCTTTACTGAAAATGTGTATTGCCCATTATCAATTTGAAGCAATCCACCCATTTCAGGATGGAAATGGAAGGACAGGAAGGATTTTGAACCTGCTCTACTTGGTTCAGAAAAAGCTACTTTCCCACCCTATTCTTTACCTTTCAAAATATATCATTAATAATAAGGAGGATTACTATTTTAACCTGGGCGCTGTAACACAAAGAAACGCCTGGAAGCCATGGGTACTGTATATGCTTGAAGCAGTATGCAAAACCTCTGCAATTACCAATGATTTAATCGACCAGATCATCAAACAAATGGAGTCAACATTAAGCCATGGAAAAAAGGAAATCAAATGGTACAACAAGGAAGTAAATGAGGCGCTTTTTTATCAACCTTATATTAAGCCTGCTGTTGTAGGAGAGGCATTAGGAAAAACCTCCAGAACAACTTTAACAAAATACATGGCGGAGTTGGTTGAGGCAGGAATTTTATCCTATAAAAAAAACGGAAAAGAAGTTTTTTACCTAAATGACAGTTTAATCCGGATTCTGGAAGAAGCTTAA
- a CDS encoding T9SS type A sorting domain-containing protein, giving the protein MDENNQLLGEARIMGVWLRKIIQDNQGNVFVYGAFNERQAHIGKDVILADSISSSGTSFYYSGHFLIKLNDKNCTPPSINDVPHHPFNRIICPDQVFQLDAGPGFVDYEWSNGSKTQKIEVSELNRYTVKVKDKNNCISYSSPISILHKENSSVHNLCLITYENDKQIIYGTLNFDYSTKNYKIYKIDKATGDTVDVLFEDYKNYLNVQFVDENSTPSTKAYLYSISKVDTCGLESPVSVAHKPILLKIRKEGTSNLLEWEPYEGMDIHSYHIYKGTDKGKMRLVDSIGVSVLIYVDTNLDSLFHYQVKANKKLFCYLGSSNYFGTTSSNIVVDEAYVPTIVEATEMDINADLFPNPAHDILTIQLPEQKQVTIVLKNLLGEVLYKTSGNQNKFEIPMQNFKQGLYVISIDYGVERKQFKIIKH; this is encoded by the coding sequence ATGGATGAAAATAACCAACTTTTGGGTGAGGCAAGGATAATGGGAGTATGGCTACGGAAAATTATTCAGGATAATCAGGGAAATGTATTTGTATATGGTGCTTTTAATGAAAGGCAAGCACATATTGGCAAAGATGTAATACTAGCTGATAGTATTTCAAGCAGTGGTACTTCTTTTTACTATTCTGGACATTTTTTAATCAAACTGAATGATAAAAACTGTACTCCTCCAAGTATTAATGATGTACCACACCATCCATTTAACAGGATTATTTGCCCAGATCAGGTCTTTCAACTTGATGCAGGCCCTGGCTTTGTGGATTATGAGTGGAGTAATGGTTCTAAAACTCAGAAAATAGAAGTTTCTGAGCTAAACAGATATACCGTAAAGGTGAAGGATAAGAATAATTGCATTTCATACTCATCTCCAATTTCAATTTTACATAAAGAAAATAGTTCTGTACACAATTTATGCCTGATAACTTATGAAAATGATAAACAAATAATTTATGGCACTTTGAATTTTGATTATAGTACAAAGAATTATAAAATATACAAAATAGATAAAGCAACAGGAGATACTGTAGATGTTTTGTTTGAAGATTACAAAAATTATTTAAATGTTCAATTTGTTGATGAAAATTCTACACCTTCAACCAAAGCTTATTTATATTCCATTTCAAAGGTTGATACTTGTGGCCTTGAATCACCAGTTAGTGTTGCCCATAAGCCAATTCTGCTAAAAATAAGAAAGGAAGGCACAAGTAATTTACTTGAGTGGGAGCCTTATGAAGGGATGGATATTCATAGCTATCATATTTATAAAGGAACAGATAAAGGGAAGATGCGTTTGGTTGATTCTATTGGTGTTTCAGTTTTAATTTACGTTGACACAAATCTGGATAGCCTTTTTCATTATCAGGTGAAGGCCAACAAAAAATTATTTTGTTACTTGGGTAGTAGTAATTATTTTGGAACTACATCTTCAAATATTGTTGTGGATGAGGCCTATGTACCTACAATTGTTGAGGCAACTGAAATGGATATTAATGCCGATCTCTTTCCTAACCCTGCCCATGATATTTTAACCATTCAGCTTCCTGAACAAAAACAAGTAACTATAGTTCTTAAAAACCTATTAGGAGAGGTACTTTATAAAACCTCAGGCAATCAAAATAAATTTGAAATTCCAATGCAAAATTTTAAACAGGGTTTATATGTTATTTCTATTGATTATGGAGTGGAAAGGAAGCAGTTTAAAATTATAAAACATTAA
- a CDS encoding T9SS type A sorting domain-containing protein, with the protein MRKLILFSMVVVLQGLVQAQESWQPTNGPYGATINCLAASDTRIFAGTDRGLYFSDDGSKTWNFNNYEFTRAIFHYRGKLFIYTGKYYVSLDNGDSWQEMIQNDNFYFHSSSWDGVPRFAAIDDTVFFCHQGGILKCGFNDNTWKLVIGGNFVSFAAGNNTLIASTKRQNEGKTCISYNNGLSWKTIDSPRSSNALEFKGDSIFLGYHISPNLGQTWLEQTISIPAYLRTFFMDTDTLYAGTINGVYYSVDNGLTWNYLGTGLERKNVTSFVKFKGHLFAGTDNFNGIYKFNNGTWEEASIFLNGAPVYSLSNTDAGLLASINQKLYKLDEKKQKWEKISPDLSTQFAFSDSGKPTPYFSPGYITQAQTYKGDIYIIDDKLQLSILKQGGNEWEVIFPDSTNDISAKSFLKHKGKLLLSTTHGLYELEGKSYKYLGGENYSLLDSDNDFIYGFTRQELFRSDDGGITFKKIAILSWLGIWEIYSAKVKGDIICIGTFNQGLYISRDGGATWNKAWEDNSNMRFKNLVSNIVIEDSLIAITVNYNGNLLFTKDFGKTWEPMNEGIDFDLENDLAGNKIWRLVVRDGKLYASLNRGGVYIHSMELSSNVSIESEAINRINFLLHPNPTSSHFTLSFEAEKADVTITDFSGRIMLQRQVKSNENISTSGFSKGIYFVQVKVGEDLVRRKLVIN; encoded by the coding sequence ATGAGAAAGTTGATTTTGTTTTCAATGGTTGTTGTATTACAGGGCTTAGTACAGGCCCAGGAAAGTTGGCAGCCCACAAACGGGCCTTACGGTGCGACTATTAATTGCCTTGCGGCCTCCGATACTCGAATTTTCGCTGGCACCGATAGAGGGTTATATTTTTCTGATGATGGAAGCAAAACATGGAATTTTAATAATTATGAATTCACAAGGGCCATTTTTCACTACAGAGGAAAATTATTTATTTACACAGGTAAATACTATGTTTCCCTTGATAACGGAGATTCCTGGCAGGAGATGATTCAGAATGATAACTTTTACTTTCATTCCTCTAGTTGGGATGGTGTACCTAGATTTGCAGCGATTGATGACACTGTTTTTTTCTGCCATCAGGGTGGAATTTTAAAATGTGGCTTCAATGATAATACCTGGAAATTAGTCATAGGAGGGAATTTTGTTTCATTTGCAGCTGGAAATAATACCTTAATAGCAAGTACAAAAAGGCAAAATGAAGGCAAAACTTGTATATCTTATAACAATGGCTTATCATGGAAAACCATTGATTCTCCAAGAAGCTCAAATGCCTTAGAATTTAAAGGGGACAGTATTTTTTTAGGTTATCATATTTCTCCAAACCTGGGGCAAACGTGGCTGGAACAAACCATATCTATACCTGCATACCTAAGAACTTTTTTTATGGACACTGACACCCTCTATGCTGGCACCATCAACGGTGTGTACTATTCTGTTGATAATGGCTTAACATGGAATTACCTGGGTACCGGACTTGAAAGAAAAAATGTAACCTCTTTTGTAAAGTTCAAAGGGCATTTATTTGCAGGAACAGATAATTTTAATGGAATATACAAATTCAACAATGGCACCTGGGAAGAAGCCAGCATATTTCTAAATGGCGCTCCAGTATATAGCCTTTCAAATACTGATGCAGGCCTGTTAGCTTCAATTAATCAAAAACTATACAAGCTGGATGAGAAAAAACAGAAATGGGAAAAAATATCTCCTGACTTAAGCACTCAATTCGCCTTTTCTGATTCAGGCAAACCTACTCCCTATTTTTCCCCAGGTTATATTACCCAAGCACAAACTTACAAAGGGGATATTTATATTATTGACGATAAACTACAATTAAGCATCTTAAAACAAGGAGGCAATGAATGGGAAGTCATTTTTCCTGACAGTACAAATGATATAAGTGCCAAAAGTTTTTTAAAGCATAAAGGTAAACTGTTGCTGTCCACCACTCACGGGCTATATGAGCTTGAAGGAAAATCTTATAAATATTTAGGAGGTGAAAATTATAGCTTATTGGATTCAGACAATGATTTCATTTATGGCTTTACAAGGCAGGAATTATTTAGGTCAGATGATGGTGGTATAACCTTTAAAAAAATTGCAATTCTTTCCTGGTTGGGTATATGGGAAATATACTCAGCAAAAGTAAAAGGTGATATAATATGCATAGGTACTTTTAACCAAGGCCTCTATATCTCCCGTGATGGTGGGGCCACCTGGAACAAGGCCTGGGAAGACAATTCAAATATGAGATTTAAAAATCTTGTTAGCAATATTGTTATAGAGGATTCACTAATAGCCATTACAGTCAATTATAATGGAAACCTTTTGTTCACCAAAGATTTTGGCAAAACCTGGGAACCAATGAATGAGGGGATAGATTTTGATTTAGAAAATGATTTAGCAGGAAATAAAATTTGGCGATTAGTTGTAAGAGATGGTAAACTCTATGCATCGCTGAACAGAGGAGGAGTTTATATACACAGCATGGAATTAAGTAGTAATGTCAGTATAGAGTCGGAAGCAATAAATAGAATTAATTTTCTCCTCCACCCAAACCCCACCTCTTCCCATTTCACCCTTTCTTTTGAAGCCGAGAAAGCTGATGTTACCATCACCGATTTTTCAGGAAGAATTATGCTCCAGCGCCAGGTAAAAAGCAACGAAAACATCAGCACCAGTGGCTTTTCTAAAGGAATTTATTTTGTGCAGGTGAAAGTTGGGGAGGATTTGGTGAGGAGGAAGCTGGTTATCAATTAA